A window of the Xenopus laevis strain J_2021 chromosome 9_10L, Xenopus_laevis_v10.1, whole genome shotgun sequence genome harbors these coding sequences:
- the spns1.L gene encoding protein spinster homolog 1 (The RefSeq protein has 1 substitution compared to this genomic sequence) — MTSRRSHGDVTPFLTQADNTEEEGVRDPESQSSDEEEEEGKDHGKETHLLTGISYKRSVIIVIILFYINLLNYMDRFTVAGVLPDIKKAFNISDSNSGLVQTVFICSYMFLAPVFGYLGDRYNRKLIMCVGISFWSLVTLLSSFVSNQYFWLFLITRGLVGVGEASYSTIAPTIIADLFLADQRTRMLSFFYFATPVGCGLGYIVGSEMTSAAGDWHWALRVTPGLGLLAVLLLIFVAEEPPRGALERKTDRPLTNTSWSSDMKALLKNPSFILSTFGFTTVAFVTGALALWGPTYLMRSRMVIYKSKPCEGGICNYDDSMIFGGITCITGILGVLTGVEISKRYRKTNPRADPLVCAVGMISSAPFLFLSLAFADTSLVATYVFIFIGETLLSLNWALVADILLYVVIPTRRSTAEALQIVVSHLLGDAGSPYLIGVISDQIQKGKPASFLIQMRSLEYALMICAFVGVIGGGFFLTTALFIEKDRKKAELFSQGLLPADETDAERIVVPKRGRSTKVPVSSVLI, encoded by the exons ATGACATCACGGCGCAGTCATGGAGACGTCACCCCGTTCCTCACCCAGGCAGATAACACAGAGGAGGAAGGGGTCAGAGATCCAGAGAGCCAGTCGTCtgatgaggaagaggaggaagggaAGGACCATGGGAAAGAGACGCATTTACTCACCGGCATCTCCTACAAACGCTCTGTGGTCATCGTCATCATCCTCTTCTATATCAACCTGCTGAACTACATGGACCGATTCACTGTGGCAG GGGTGCTGCCGGACATTAAGAAAGCCTTCAACATCTCAGACAGTAACTCAGGATTGGTACAGACCG TGTTCATCTGCAGCTACATGTTCCTGGCCCCCGTGTTTGGCTACCTGGGGGATCGCTACAATAGGAAGCTGATCATGTGTGTGGGGATCTCCTTCTGGTCATTGGTCACTTTGCTCAGCTCCTTTGTCTCCAATCAG TATTTCTGGCTGTTCCTGATTACACGAGGACTGGTGGGTGTGGGGGAGGCCAGTTACTCCACAATTGCCCCCACCATCATAGCAGATCTGTTCCTTGCTGACCAGCGGACCCGCATGTTGTCCTTCTTCTACTTTGCTACCCCTGTTGGTTG TGGCCTCGGCTACATCGTGGGTTCAGAAATGACCAGCGCTGCAGGAGACTGGCATTGGGCACTACGG GTGACCCCAGGACTTGGATTACTGGCCGTGCTGTTACTAATCTTTGTGGCGGAGGAGCCTCCCCGGGGGGCGCTGGAGAGGAAAACTGACAGACCCCTGACCAACACGTCCTGGTCCTCTGACATGAAGGCTCTGCTGAAGAA CCCCAGCTTCATCCTCTCCACCTTTGGCTTCACAACTGTGGCTTTTGTGACCGGAGCTCTGGCCCTGTGGGGCCCCACATACTTAATGAGATCACGGATGGTGATATACAAGTCAAAGCCCTGCGAGGGAGGGATCTGTAACTATGACGACAG TATGATTTTCGGGGGGATTACTTGCATCACTGGTATCCTGGGGGTTCTGACTGGTGTTGAGATCAGCAAACGCTACCGTAAAACGAATCCCCGGGCAGATCCACTGGTGTGTGCTGTGGGAATGATCAGCTCCGCTCCTTTCCTCTTCCTCTCCTTGGCCTTCGCTGACACCAGCCTCGTCGCTACATAT GTCTTCATCTTCATCGGCGAGACCCTTCTCTCCCTCAACTGGGCACTTGTAGCAGACATCTTGCTG TATGTGGTGATTCCTACGCGCCGCTCCACAGCAGAGGCCTTGCAGATCGTTGTGTCCCATTTGCTGGGAGATGCCGGGAGTCCATACCTCATTGGGGTG ATATCTGATCAGATCCAGAAGGGAAAACCGGCCTCGTTCCTGATCCAGATGCGCAGCCTGGAGTACGCGCTCATGATCTGTGCCTTTGTGGGGGTCATTGGAGGGGGCTTCTTCCTCACCACCGCTCTCTTCATAGAGAAGGATCGCAAGAAGGCAGAGTTGTTCTCCCAAG GCTTGCTGCCTGCTGATGAAACGGACGCTGAGCGCATTGTGGTCCCTAAACGAGGCCGATCCACAAAAGTGCCTGTGTCCAGTGTTCTCATCTGA
- the LOC108703919 gene encoding E3 ubiquitin-protein ligase TRIM39, translating to MAAADLRDELSCSICQDIYIDPAMLQCGHNFCQGCIARVLDTQEGSGGYTCPECREEYEERPALHRNRTLGNIIERFRATQSDPRETGILCTYCIHTSIPAAQSCLQCEASLCVTHLDIHNKSLEHFLIKPISCFESRKCSTHNKLLEYYCCEDGACMCASCCLDGEHRGHRVELMSEASEKKKEKLRRVLEKLTPEREKVEERVQNLQERRKEVHEKAVGITEQISDLFRDIREHLNLLEEQLHIQLSLQKVMVSLEVWDLIRELDIKKGELSWKIHHIEELCNMADPLTVLQEQESNGAEFCGAERADNEEEYNAEEEDDTEEDTERADNETREGDDTKVHVVRDVDVEEISEKLLTGLAGIMSWVRRWWVYGQEATDLVLDTSSAANDVSVSEDRKSVCSSETIHCHPDAPERFESYQVLSTMSFSSGRHYWDLDVSELWGWFVGVAYPSIDREGDQSIIGNNNKSWHLGLDLVNDKYSVRHDWVDTELPYTPACWRIRVFLDYEAGRLSFYELSDPIRHLHTFTATFTEPLHAAFCIGRGWVRIIS from the coding sequence ATGgcggctgctgatctgagagacgAGCTCAGTTGCTCCATCTGTCAGGACATTTATATAGATCCTGCAATGCTGCAGTGTGGGCACAACTTCTGCCAGGGCTGCATTGCGAGGGTGCTGGATACCCAGGAGGGATCTGGGGGTTACACCTGCCCTGAATGCAGAGAGGAGTACGAGGAGCGCCCTGCCCTGCACAGGAACAGGACTCTGGGTAACATAATAGAGCGATTCCGTGCAACCCAATCAGATCCAAGGGAGACTGGGATCCTCTGCACTTACTGTATCCACACTTCTATACCTGCTGCCCAATCCTGCCTGCAGTGCGAGGCTTCTCTCTGTGTCACCCACCTGGACATACACAACAAGTCACTGGAACATTTCTTAATCAAACCCATATCTTGTTTTGAGAGTAGAAAATGTTCCACCCACAACAAGCTCCTGGAGTATTATTGCTGTGAGGATGGAGCCTGCATGTGTGCCTCCTGCTGCCTGGATGGAGAACATAGGGGCCACCGGGTGGAGCTGATGAGTGAGGCCtcagagaagaagaaagagaaactcaggagagTTCTGGAGAAACTGaccccagagagagagaaggtGGAGGAGAGAGTCCAGAACCTGCAGGAGCGCAGGAAAGAAGTGCACGAAAAGGCAGTTGGTATAACAGAGCAGATTAGCGACCTctttagagacatcagggaacatCTGAATCTTCTAGAAGAACAACTACACATTCAGCTCTCCTTGCAGAAGGTCATGGTTTCACTTGAAGTCTGGGATCTGATCCGAGAGCTGGATATAAAGAAGGGCGAGCTGTCCTGGAAGATCcatcacattgaggagctgtgcaacatggcagatccactcactgtcctacaggaacagGAATCAAATGGAGCTGAATTTTGTGGGGCTGAGAGGGCAGATAATGAAGAGGAATATAATGCTGAGGAAGAGGATGATACAGAGGAGGATACTGAGAGGGCAGATAATGAGACCAGAGAGGGAGATGATACGAAGGTCCATGTAGTGAGGGATGTAGATGTGGAGGAGATCTCAGAGAaattactcacaggcttagctggGATTATGAGTTGGGTGAGGAGATGGTGGgtctatgggcaggaggctacagacctggtACTGGATACAAGCTCTGCTGCCAATGATGTGTCTGTATCAGAGGACAGGAAATCTGTATGTTCATCAGAGACCATCCATTGTCACCCAGATGCACCCGAGAGATTTGAGTCTTATCAGGTTTTGAGCACCATGAGTTTCTCCTcggggcgacattactgggatcTGGATGTGAGTGAACTGTGGGGCTGGTTTGtgggggtggcctatcccagtatagaccGGGAGGGAGACCAGTCCATTATTGGaaataataacaagtcctggcATTTAGGTTTAGACCTAGTGAATGATAAGTATTCAGTGCGGCATGACTGGGTAGATACGGAGTTACCCTACACCCCCGCCTGTTGGAGAATTCGAGTCTttttggactatgaggccggacgtctgtccttcTATGAGCTGAGTGatccaatcagacacttacacactttcactgccacattcactgagcccctccatGCTGCATTCTGTATAGGGAGGGGGTGGGTTAGAATTATAAGTTAG
- the cln3.L gene encoding ceroid-lipofuscinosis, neuronal 3 L homeolog (The RefSeq protein has 1 substitution compared to this genomic sequence) produces the protein MERVNSESGSDWEEGEGPDTEVTCPPQDQPHWRNVSAFWLLGLCNNFAYVVMLSAAHDILRTETNETVTVNVTNSSSSRYDCNQISTAAVLLADILPTLFIKFTAPFYIHLIPYNYRVSLCIVTAAGSFLIVSYSTQITVSLLGVVFASVSSGLGEVTFLSLTSYFHSNVVSYWSSGTGGAGILGALSYLGLTEVGLSPRNSLLVMLTIPVLLLISYFFLLLHPPSLPRWTRPTSPSRPRAPDHQPLIAGQSHDTTGGVFILGLSEKWNIIKSLLRYMIPLSIVYFAEYFINQGLFELIYFPDISMSHSEQYRWYQMLYQAGVFVSRSSLRCVTIRRIWILSLLQLCNAIFLLVGVSYLFLPSLGLPVIFLIILFEGLLGGAAYVNTFNNISLESKAEHKEFSLTAACVSDTLGISISGAIAIPVHNYFCGLR, from the exons GTTGCTGGGTCTGTGCAATAACTTTGCGTATGTTGTGATGCTCAGCGCTGCCCACGACATTCTCAGGACAGAGACCAACGAGACCGTCACG GTGAATGTCACAAACTCATCCAGTAGCCGATATGACTGTAACCAGATCTCCACTGCT GCAGTTCTATTGGCAGATATCTTACCCACATTATTCATCAAGTTCACTGCACCTTTCTACATCCACCTCATTCCCTACAA ttaCAGGGTGTCTCTTTGCATTGTGACAGCCGCTGGCAGCTTTCTCATTGTGTCGTATTCCACTCAGATCACAGTGAGTCTCTTGG GAGTCGTGTTTGCCAGTGTATCGTCGGGATTGGGAGAAGTGACCTTCCTCAGTCTCACCTCCTATTTCCACAG CAATGTGGTGTCCTACTGGTCGTCTGGTACTGGAGGGGCCGGGATCCTAggggccctctcctatttgggTCTCACAGAGGTTGGCCTCTCCCCTCGGAACTCTCTGCTGGTTATGCTCACTATCCCCGTCCTGCTCTTAATAAG TTATTTCTTCCTCCTGCTCCATCCTCCCTCTCTGCCTCGTTGGACCCGCCCCACAAGCCCCAGCAGACCCCGGGCACCAGACCACCAGCCTCTTATAGCAGGACAGTCACATGACACTACAG GTGGAGTCTTCATTCTGGGACTCTCAGAGAAGTGGAACATTATTAAG TCTCTGCTGAGATACATGATCCCCCTCTCCATCGTCTACTTCGCTGAGTATTTCATTAACCAGGGCTTG TTTGAGTTGATCTATTTTCCGGACATCTCAATGAGCCACTCGGAGCAGTACCGCTG GTACCAGATGCTGTACCAGGCTGGGGTGTTTGTATCCCGATCCTCCCTGCGCTGCGTCACAATCAGGAGAATCTGGATCCTCTCGCTGTTGCAG TTGTGCAATGCCATCTTCCTCCTGGTGGGGGTCTCGTATCTCTTCCTTCCCAGTCTGGGGTTGCCGGTTATTTTCCTCATTATCTTATTTGAGGGTCTCCTTGGGGGAGCAGCGTATGTGAACACCTTCAATAACATCTCACTGGAG AGTAAAGCAGAACATAAAGAGTTCTCACTGACGGCTGCCTGTGTCTCTGACACACTGGGAATTTCTATCTCCGGAGCCATCGCTATTCCTGTTCATAACTACTTCTGTGGCCTCCGCTGA